GGAAGAAACCCCAGGTTCATCGAAACGTTCTCGAAGACATGGAACCAGACGAGCCCGCACGAGGAAACCATGAGGATCTCCCAGTATTCGTCCTTCACGTTCAAAATCCATCTTGAGACCTCAAAGAAGAGAAGGCCAAAGAGCGCAAGAAGAAATACAATTCCCAAAAACCCGAACTCTTCTCCAATGACAGACACGATGAAATCCGTGTGCGAGACAGGAACGTACCCCATCAAATTTGCCCTTCCCTTCATGTAGCCCGTCCCAAAGAACCCGCCGGCTCCGATCG
The sequence above is drawn from the Thermotoga sp. genome and encodes:
- a CDS encoding FtsW/RodA/SpoVE family cell cycle protein; this encodes IGAGGFFGTGYMKGRANLMGYVPVSHTDFIVSVIGEEFGFLGIVFLLALFGLLFFEVSRWILNVKDEYWEILMVSSCGLVWFHVFENVSMNLGFLPVTGVPLPFISYGGTSTLMFSFIAGLILKGIAVARIEKKA